Sequence from the Flavobacteriales bacterium genome:
AACGGGCGATTTCATTGGCAATTCCGGTACTATCCCCACTTGCGCAGAGCAGGGCCGTTTCTCCCGGAAGTACAATATTGCGAATTCCTCCTACATCCGTGCTCACGATGGGTCTCCCGGAGGCTTGTGCTTCAATGAGGCTAACCGG
This genomic interval carries:
- a CDS encoding glycosyltransferase is translated as PVSLIEAQASGRPIVSTDVGGIRNIVLPGETALLCASGDSTGIANEIARLVEFPEQRKHMSTQGWPYVEQRFHYTRLVNDMTNLYNQLLNK